Proteins from a single region of Argopecten irradians isolate NY chromosome 7, Ai_NY, whole genome shotgun sequence:
- the LOC138328416 gene encoding putative inhibitor of apoptosis: MGYTTETIAKAIQMVSVKEFNKPVQCLMDMKDIEANIKQKKAEDERIQREAEIEDLRMRLKCKVCLENELEMVFLPCCHLCTCVDCETLLTKCPICREQKTGKITVCIS; the protein is encoded by the exons ATGGGCTACACGACAGAGACGATAGCAAAGGCAATCCAGATGGTCTCTGTGAAAG AGTTTAATAAGCCCGTGCAGTGCCTgatggatatgaaggatattgAGGCGAATATCAAACAGAAAAAGGCAGAGGATGAAAGGATACAAAGAG AGGCCGAAATAGAAGATCTTCGTATGCGTTTGAAATGCAAAGTGTGTTTGGAAAATGAGTTGGAGATGGTTTTCTTGCCCTGTTGCCATCTATGTACCTGTGTAGACTGTGAGACTCTTCTCACAAAGTGTCCAATTTGTCGGGAACAAAAGACGGGTAAAATAACAGTATGCATTTcctaa